The following nucleotide sequence is from Acidobacteriota bacterium.
AAAAGACCCGCACGGCGTCCTCGTCAGCGTTGAGCAGGGCCAGCGTCCGCGAGCGGTTGAGAATCTCAGGCACCTCGAAGGTCTTCTCCTGTCCCGCCGAGAGGTCGATATTGAAGCGGTAAAAGTCGTCGGTGGTCTCGTCGGGCTCGAGGTCGCGCAGCTCGATTCCGTTGCGGCGGGGATGCTCCAGCACCACCCGTTTCTGGCGTTGCGCCTTGTTGCGCATCAGGTATTGGTGATTCTGGACTTGCTCGATATAAAGCTCGGCGATGCCGTTGGCCACCTTGAGCCCCACGATGCGCTCGCCTTTGCGGTCGAAGTCCTTGCTCACCAGCACCTCGAAGTCGACGCCGTAGCTGAGCAGCCGCTGATCGTGGCGGGGCATGTAGTCCATGACCGCTTCTCCGGCGTAGCGTCCCTTCTCGAAGAAGGTCACCGGACCGGCCTCCAAAGGCAGTCCGCTGTTGTTCTCAAGGCGCAGCCCGCTGCGGGGATTCTGATCGTCCTGCACGGCGTTGTAGATGGAGAGCCGCTCGGCCTTGACGTCGCGCCGCAGGAAGGGCAAAAAGGCGCTCTGGCGTCCGCCCAGGCGCACGGGGAAGGGAAAGCTGTACTCGAAATAGTCCTGGATCTGGCGTCCCTCGGCCTGGGTGAAGTCGCCCGCGGGCGCTTCTTCGTAAGACATGGGGGCGGCTCCGGGAGCCATCTTCAGCATGGGCACGGCCTGACGCGACCTCCTCGACTCGGCCATGAGAGCCTCGCGTTCCGCGGGGGCGGCTCCTTCGGCGCTCTGGTCGAGGAGGCCCTTGGACACGGCCGACTGGTACTGGCGCGGCGAAGCCACTGCAGCTCCCGGCACGGGGACGCTGGCGCGGTTGGTGTAAAGCGGCTGGTAAAGGTCCATGACGAAGGACACCGGCATCCCTGAAATGAGGGTGAGTTCCACGTCGTCCCAGGCCTCCCCGGTGGGATTGTCGATCTGGGCCCAACCCTCGATCACGCCCTGCTCGGGATCGTCCTGGAACTGCAGGCGGTAGGACGTCTTCCAGACGGGAAACTGCTGCAGGTAGGCGGCCCGCACCGCTCCGCCTGCTTCACCCGGATAGATGGTGATCTGCTTGGTGACGTCCTGAGAGCCCTCGGCCAGAATCTGCAGGTAGCCGGCAAGCTGGCGCTGCAAGGACTCGTCCGCCAAGCGCAAGGAACGGACGTTGCCCAGCCACTCGGTGACGATATCTCCCGAGTCCTTGAGGATGGACACCTGGTACTCGCTGATGACGCGGTCGGAGCCTGCGGCCCGTTGTCCTTGATTAACGGCCAGCAGCTTGCCCGAGACATCTCCCAGGTCCTGGCTGGTAAGACGCAGTGCGGCGCCTTTGACCTGCTGCAGAAACCCGGCCAGTCCCAGGTTGGGGTCGCGCAACTCAAAGGGATAGCGTCCCAGGATCTGCTGGGCCGGAATCCCCGTCGTGTAGCCCAGCGGGTAGAGGCTGCCGTCGGAGGGATTCCAGGCCGTGAAGGTCTTGAGGACGTCGTTCATGTCGTCGGGATGGAAAGACAGGGGCAGGGGCTGGGAGATCTCTCCGGCCCGTACGATGTAGGCCATCCCGTTCTTGTAGAGGTAGATTCTGTCGATGGGCAGCGGCTCTTCTGCGGCCGGGCCCTGGGCAAGGGCGCACAAGGTCAAGGCGGCTGCCGCCAAAAACAAACATTGCACAATGATGATCAAGCGTCGCATAGGGGGAAATCCTTTCCGGCAAGTTATCGGCGTCTGCATGAGACATACGGTGCTCACGCTCGCATAACGTGGAGCGAGCCGTTTTCTTAGATGCGTCCCGGCGCAATTCGTTTAAAGACCCCTTTGTTAGAATATTGCATCTAGGCAACGAGTGCCTGTTTTATGAAGCGCATACACCGCATCGTCTACCAGGAGATCTTCCCGCCCGGGGCCATTGCCCTGCTGGTGCTGACTTTCGTGGTCTTCACCCGCGAGTTCGGACGGGTCAGCCGCCTCTTCATCCAGCAGGGCGCCGAAGCCGGACTGGTGGCCGAGCTGATGTTGTCGCTCTTGCCTCAGATCCTGGTCTACACCTTCCCGCTCTCCTTTCTCATCGGCACCCTGGTGGGCTTCTCCCGGCTGTCCACCGACAGCGAGGTGGTGGCGCTGAGGGCGGGCGGAGTCAGCATCTTCCAGATGATAGCGCCCGTCATGAGGGCGGCGGTAGCGGTGTCGGCGCTGACGGCCGTGCTCACCTTCTGGCTCTTCCCGCTGGGCAACTGGCGCTTTCAGGAGATCCGCCATGAGCTGGGGGCGCGTCCTCTGCAGTCTGAGATCAAGCCCCGGGTTTTTTTTGAGGAGCTTCCCGGCAAGATCCTCTACATCGAGGACCAGGTCCTGCAGACCCAGCAATGGAAGGGAGTCTTCCTGGCCGACAGCGGCGGCCAACATGGACAACGCATTATCCTGGCCCGCAGCGGACGCCTGCTCACCAGTCCCGACGCCCAGCGCCTGCAGTTGAGCTTCCAGGGCGGACTCATGTACGAAATCGATCCCGCGTCGCCCCAGGAATACCACTGGAACCGTTTCGGAACCTTCGACGTGCCGGTGCGCCTGCCCGAAGAGCGTTTCCGCCCCAACCGTCCCAAGCGTCCCCGCGAGATGCTTGTGGACGAGCTGCAGCGCGACATCGAGCAGGGGACGCCTCAAGACCGCCGCTATGCGCTGGTGGAACTCAACCGCCGGCTGGCCATCCCCATCTCGGCCCTGCTCTTCGCCATCCTGGGAGTAACGCTGGGGGCCCGCCACCACCGTGGCGGACGCGCCTACGGCATCGTGGTGAGCATGGTGCTGGCCTTTTCTTATTACGCCTTCCTGGAAGCCGGGGTGGAGGCTGCCGAGGACGAGGTGGTTTCCATCCTGGTGGGGCTGTGGGGACCCAACATCCTCTTGGCCCTGGCTTCGCTGTTGTCGCTGCGCATGGCCAACACCGAGGGCGGACTGGTGAGCCGGGCCGCCAGCCATCCGCTCACCCGCTCCATCGCACGCACCCTGCGCCAATCCGCGCGGGCCCTGCTGCGGGCCGGACGCTCGGTGGGACGGGGCATCCGCGACGCCATCTGGCGCATCCCCAGGCTCCTGCCCCGCATCGCCCGCGTCATCGACCTCTACGTGATCCGCAACTTCCTCATCTACCTGGCGCTGACGCTCTCCATCACCCTGGCGCTCTATTACCTGTTCACCTTTTTCGACCTGCTCAACGACATTTTCGCCAACAACATCGAATCCGGACTGGTGATCGAGTACTTCATCTTCCTCATGCCTCAGGCCCTCACCCTGCTGGTGCCGATTTCCGTCCTGATCGCCACCCTGGTGACCTTCGGAGTGCTGCAGAAGACCAACCAGATGGTGGCTTTCAAGTCCTGCGGGGTGAGCGTCTACCAGGTCGCTTTCCCCATCTTCGGACTGGCCGTGCTGGTCAGCACCGTCTCCTACCTCAACCAGGAATACGTGCTGCCCTATGCCAACCAGCGCCAGGACAACCTGCGTTCGGTCATCAAGGGACGTCCCGCTCAAACCCACTACACTCCCGGGCGCTCCTGGATCTTCGGGGAAGGCGACCGGCTCTATCACTACAGCTACTACGACCCCGACCGCGACCGCTTCGCCGAGATCGACATCTACCAGGTGGACGTCACCAACAACACCCTCAAGTCGCACACCCACGCCCGCCGCGCCACCTGGGACCGCGACACCCAGAGCTGGATACTGAGCGGGGGATGGAAGCTGGAATTCACCGGCACCACCGACCAGTTCCAGCAGTTCGAAGAGACCCGGGTGCGGCTGGCCGAAGCGCCCGACTATTTCGAGGCCGGAGTGGCCGAGTCCTCCAAGATGACCTACGGCCAACTGTGGAACTACATCCAGGACCTGCAGCAGGGCGGATTCGAGGTGGACGACCTCAAGACCGAGCTCTACACCAAGCTGTCTCTCCCGCTGGTGCCGCTGATCATGATTCTGCTGGGCGTCCCCTTCGCCTTCACGCTGGGACGCAAGGGCGCGCTCTACGGCATCGCCGCCGGCGTGCTGATCGGGATGATCTACTGGGGCGCCTTCGGCGTCTTCAGCGTCCTGGGCGCAGGCGGACTGCTGGCCCCCCTGCTGGCCGCCTGGGGCCCCAACCTCCTCTTCGCCTCCCTGGGCGCCTTCCTCTTCCTCACCGTCAGGACTTAGTGGCTTGTCAGCCTACGGCTGCCAACTCAAAAAGGCGGGGCACCCGTGCTAGGATAGAGCCATGGTGACGAAGACCCGGCACCGCTATATCGTCAGTAATGACGAGATCTTGAGCGGTGAACCCATCATCGAGGGAACGAGAACCCCTGTTCGCGCCATCGTGGAAATCTGGCGCCTGGGTATTGCTCCCGAAGAGATTCCATCCCATCTTCCCCACCTCACACTTGGGCAGATCTTTGACGCACTCAGCTTTTACAGCGATCATAAGGACCAAATCCACGAGTACATCGAGCGTAATCGCATTCCCGAAGGCCTGATTGACCCCAAGGTAAGGGACGAGTGAGCCGCCTCTTCGCTTCGCTTTATCTGGACGAAGACGTCAGCATCGTGAT
It contains:
- the lptG gene encoding LPS export ABC transporter permease LptG encodes the protein MKRIHRIVYQEIFPPGAIALLVLTFVVFTREFGRVSRLFIQQGAEAGLVAELMLSLLPQILVYTFPLSFLIGTLVGFSRLSTDSEVVALRAGGVSIFQMIAPVMRAAVAVSALTAVLTFWLFPLGNWRFQEIRHELGARPLQSEIKPRVFFEELPGKILYIEDQVLQTQQWKGVFLADSGGQHGQRIILARSGRLLTSPDAQRLQLSFQGGLMYEIDPASPQEYHWNRFGTFDVPVRLPEERFRPNRPKRPREMLVDELQRDIEQGTPQDRRYALVELNRRLAIPISALLFAILGVTLGARHHRGGRAYGIVVSMVLAFSYYAFLEAGVEAAEDEVVSILVGLWGPNILLALASLLSLRMANTEGGLVSRAASHPLTRSIARTLRQSARALLRAGRSVGRGIRDAIWRIPRLLPRIARVIDLYVIRNFLIYLALTLSITLALYYLFTFFDLLNDIFANNIESGLVIEYFIFLMPQALTLLVPISVLIATLVTFGVLQKTNQMVAFKSCGVSVYQVAFPIFGLAVLVSTVSYLNQEYVLPYANQRQDNLRSVIKGRPAQTHYTPGRSWIFGEGDRLYHYSYYDPDRDRFAEIDIYQVDVTNNTLKSHTHARRATWDRDTQSWILSGGWKLEFTGTTDQFQQFEETRVRLAEAPDYFEAGVAESSKMTYGQLWNYIQDLQQGGFEVDDLKTELYTKLSLPLVPLIMILLGVPFAFTLGRKGALYGIAAGVLIGMIYWGAFGVFSVLGAGGLLAPLLAAWGPNLLFASLGAFLFLTVRT
- a CDS encoding DUF433 domain-containing protein yields the protein MVTKTRHRYIVSNDEILSGEPIIEGTRTPVRAIVEIWRLGIAPEEIPSHLPHLTLGQIFDALSFYSDHKDQIHEYIERNRIPEGLIDPKVRDE